One stretch of Desulfovibrio sp. TomC DNA includes these proteins:
- a CDS encoding SurA N-terminal domain-containing protein — MPHLPKFFCALALLAALAAPAAPTRAAELVDRVVAVVNGKLITLFDVNTQVVDLVARTQGVTLKPGDPRGDELRRQVLESMITDLLIEQEANKLKVNVSETEIDSQIDELKKKNSLTQQQLVTELAKEGMTLKQFREKMRTDSIKKRLLGFMVHRKVLVTDDEIRDYYEKNKDNLSTTKSVLGPKVSGGLGFIMVPSKKQAEELRDKINSGSMTFADAAKKFSIGPGRDQGGDLGDVQAKDLAAPLQAALSAAPAGQVSEPVMLDGKAVLLMQRSAQAAPAKPAKPAAPAVAAGGASFEAAKDQIQELLYKQKFDKLFQDYIDNLRSKAVIEVKL, encoded by the coding sequence TTGCCGCATCTGCCTAAATTTTTCTGTGCGTTGGCACTTCTGGCCGCCCTGGCCGCACCGGCCGCACCGACCAGAGCCGCTGAACTGGTGGACCGGGTGGTGGCGGTGGTCAATGGCAAGCTCATCACCTTGTTTGACGTCAATACCCAGGTGGTGGATCTGGTCGCGCGCACGCAGGGTGTGACGCTCAAGCCAGGAGACCCCCGTGGAGACGAATTGCGCCGACAGGTGCTTGAAAGCATGATCACCGATCTGCTGATCGAACAAGAAGCGAACAAGCTGAAAGTGAATGTTTCTGAAACGGAAATCGATTCCCAAATCGACGAGTTAAAGAAAAAGAACAGCCTCACGCAGCAGCAGCTTGTGACAGAACTGGCCAAGGAAGGAATGACACTGAAGCAGTTCCGCGAAAAGATGCGTACTGATAGCATCAAGAAACGTCTGCTGGGATTTATGGTGCATCGCAAGGTGTTGGTCACCGATGATGAGATCCGTGATTACTACGAAAAGAATAAGGACAACCTGTCCACAACAAAATCGGTGCTTGGCCCGAAAGTCTCCGGTGGGTTGGGATTTATCATGGTCCCGTCCAAGAAGCAGGCCGAAGAACTGCGTGACAAGATCAATTCCGGTTCCATGACCTTTGCTGATGCTGCCAAGAAATTTTCCATCGGTCCCGGCCGGGATCAGGGCGGTGATCTTGGCGATGTGCAGGCCAAGGATCTGGCCGCCCCACTGCAGGCTGCCCTGTCGGCTGCGCCGGCCGGACAGGTCAGCGAGCCGGTCATGCTTGATGGCAAGGCCGTGCTGCTCATGCAACGCTCGGCCCAGGCCGCGCCGGCCAAGCCGGCCAAACCGGCCGCGCCTGCTGTCGCCGCCGGCGGCGCATCCTTTGAGGCAGCCAAAGACCAGATTCAGGAACTGTTGTACAAGCAGAAGTTTGATAAACTCTTTCAGGATTATATCGACAATCTGCGGTCCAAGGCCGTGATCGAAGTCAAGCTGTAG
- a CDS encoding glycine--tRNA ligase subunit alpha, whose translation MYFQDVILTLQNFWAKSGCLVVQPYDSEVGAGTFNPATFFRVIGPEPWKAAYVQPSRRPTDGRYGENPNRLQHYYQFQVILKPSPDNIQDLYLQSLAAIGLSASDHDVRFVEDDWESPTLGAWGLGWEVWVDGMEATQFTYFQQVGGIDLSPVSVEITYGLERITMYLQQKDSVYDLDWNEDVTYGQVFQRGEYEHSRYNFEESDAAMLLAHFNACEKECKRLCELGLPWPAYDYCLKCSHAFNMLEARGAISITERTGYIGRVRNLASSLARLYAAQRTELGYPLLNKS comes from the coding sequence ATGTATTTTCAGGATGTCATCTTGACGCTGCAAAACTTCTGGGCCAAATCCGGCTGCCTCGTGGTCCAGCCCTACGACAGCGAAGTCGGCGCCGGCACCTTCAATCCGGCCACATTTTTCCGGGTCATCGGTCCCGAACCCTGGAAGGCTGCTTATGTCCAGCCTTCCCGCCGCCCGACCGACGGCCGTTACGGAGAAAATCCCAACCGCCTGCAGCATTATTACCAGTTCCAGGTGATCCTGAAGCCCTCGCCGGACAACATCCAGGACCTCTACCTGCAAAGTCTGGCCGCGATCGGACTTTCCGCTTCGGACCACGACGTGCGCTTCGTCGAAGACGACTGGGAATCCCCCACCCTTGGGGCCTGGGGCCTGGGCTGGGAAGTCTGGGTCGACGGCATGGAAGCCACCCAGTTCACCTACTTCCAGCAGGTGGGCGGCATTGATCTGTCGCCGGTATCCGTAGAGATCACCTATGGCCTGGAACGCATTACCATGTATCTGCAGCAGAAGGATTCCGTCTACGATTTGGACTGGAACGAGGACGTGACCTACGGCCAGGTGTTCCAGCGCGGCGAATACGAGCATTCGCGCTACAATTTCGAGGAATCCGACGCGGCCATGTTGCTGGCTCATTTCAATGCCTGCGAAAAGGAATGCAAACGGCTGTGCGAACTGGGCCTGCCCTGGCCGGCCTACGACTACTGCTTGAAGTGTTCCCACGCCTTCAACATGCTTGAAGCCCGGGGGGCCATCTCCATCACCGAGCGCACGGGCTATATCGGCCGGGTGCGCAATCTGGCCTCCTCCCTGGCCCGGCTTTACGCCGCCCAGCGCACGGAACTCGGCTATCCTCTTCTGAATAAAAGCTAA
- the recO gene encoding DNA repair protein RecO, which yields MEFCEQALVLTVRRFREIDAWVRLLSPVRGVYTAFAFGGMKSRRRFLGCLDPLNHVRFKVRRSGYKGYHCLTEGRLLDAPSQLRVNPQRLGMAVNCLKFFEAVPVSSQGAAEAYGLVRAMLAALDGAEAPSPLFPLLFRAKMTFLHGLMPECGVCAACGGTLGRGAVCHVEEGKILCPDCRTATVGGVRLPLGCEALSLLEAAVGQSPACWVSCRPEPAAAREFSRAVDLLVRYHMGLAWEQGGFVRA from the coding sequence ATGGAGTTTTGCGAACAGGCCCTGGTGCTGACCGTACGACGGTTTCGGGAAATCGACGCCTGGGTGCGGCTGTTGTCGCCGGTGCGTGGGGTCTACACCGCGTTCGCCTTCGGGGGCATGAAAAGCCGCCGCCGGTTCCTGGGCTGTCTTGATCCGCTCAACCACGTCCGGTTCAAGGTGCGGCGTTCGGGCTACAAAGGCTACCACTGCCTGACCGAAGGCCGCCTGCTCGACGCCCCAAGCCAGCTGCGCGTCAATCCGCAGCGCCTGGGCATGGCTGTCAATTGTTTGAAATTTTTTGAGGCCGTGCCCGTCAGTTCCCAGGGCGCGGCTGAGGCATATGGCCTGGTGCGCGCGATGCTGGCGGCTTTGGACGGCGCGGAGGCTCCGTCGCCTCTTTTCCCGTTGCTGTTTCGGGCCAAAATGACGTTTCTCCACGGCCTGATGCCCGAGTGCGGCGTCTGCGCGGCCTGCGGCGGCACGCTTGGCCGCGGGGCCGTGTGCCATGTGGAGGAAGGCAAGATTTTGTGCCCGGACTGCCGGACCGCCACGGTGGGCGGGGTGCGTCTGCCCCTTGGCTGTGAGGCGCTTTCGCTCCTGGAAGCGGCCGTGGGACAGAGCCCGGCCTGCTGGGTCAGCTGTCGGCCCGAGCCGGCGGCGGCCCGGGAGTTTTCCCGGGCGGTGGACCTGCTTGTGCGCTATCACATGGGATTGGCCTGGGAACAGGGCGGATTCGTGCGGGCTTGA
- a CDS encoding RodZ domain-containing protein produces MDLRELGTMLREERERQGLSLDTVADKIKISRSCLAAIEEGNERALPHPVYAKGFIKNYAKILGVDQDEFTAQLSSLYQLEEPGHGRESTLNADIADEDCGCSMRSDAPRPPVKLLALGVVGLLLVVGIVWFVLRAVFSTSQGEAPDTPAALSGASAKPASPPALESAAPAPVVAPAPVLPATPPAPAVPVAVTPTVPAPPGVGPTPAEPARPAQETPQNGALTLEDKATQDIAVSGPTAPVPAVPSAPEAAPTAPAAPTQAATAATKTFTVGESGPHVVAIVANERCWLQAGADGGSMHETMLEKGDTFTGRFADYLLVRLGNAGAVEIHFDNKLYPLQAGKGSVKTLKFVAKKTDAASPAPVGAAPVTTPPPATTSAATTSAVPAVAAVPQTPVAEGTPGGKTVEVFGQDGSWVIVSPDKAPSKEIYVKKGQSISFPFNEKIEIKLGNPSSVVFRYDGKETPVSTEKGGSKIIRFP; encoded by the coding sequence ATGGATTTGCGCGAGCTAGGGACGATGCTGCGTGAGGAGCGGGAGCGACAAGGCCTGTCTCTCGACACTGTGGCCGATAAGATCAAGATATCGCGATCCTGTCTTGCCGCCATCGAAGAGGGCAACGAACGTGCGTTGCCCCATCCGGTGTATGCCAAGGGGTTCATCAAAAACTACGCCAAGATTCTTGGCGTGGATCAGGACGAGTTTACAGCACAGTTATCAAGCCTTTATCAGCTGGAAGAGCCGGGACACGGCCGCGAGAGCACGCTGAACGCCGATATTGCGGACGAGGATTGCGGCTGTTCCATGCGTTCCGACGCACCTCGGCCGCCGGTCAAATTGCTGGCCCTGGGTGTGGTTGGCCTCTTGCTCGTGGTGGGTATCGTCTGGTTTGTGCTGCGCGCGGTCTTTTCCACTTCCCAGGGCGAAGCGCCGGATACGCCGGCGGCTCTTTCCGGTGCATCCGCCAAACCGGCCTCGCCGCCTGCCCTGGAATCCGCCGCGCCAGCGCCGGTTGTTGCGCCAGCGCCGGTCTTGCCGGCTACGCCACCGGCTCCTGCGGTTCCGGTCGCGGTGACGCCCACGGTGCCGGCCCCTCCCGGTGTTGGTCCGACGCCTGCCGAGCCGGCCAGACCGGCCCAGGAGACGCCCCAGAACGGGGCGTTGACCCTTGAGGACAAGGCCACCCAGGATATTGCCGTCAGCGGTCCCACCGCTCCGGTTCCGGCCGTGCCGTCGGCTCCTGAAGCAGCCCCGACGGCTCCGGCCGCGCCGACCCAGGCGGCGACAGCTGCGACCAAGACGTTTACCGTGGGCGAATCCGGCCCCCATGTTGTCGCCATCGTGGCCAATGAACGCTGCTGGCTGCAGGCCGGGGCTGACGGCGGCTCCATGCACGAGACCATGTTGGAAAAAGGCGACACCTTCACCGGGCGCTTCGCCGACTATCTCCTGGTGCGCCTGGGGAATGCCGGCGCGGTGGAAATCCATTTCGACAATAAGCTCTACCCGCTGCAGGCCGGCAAGGGGTCGGTCAAAACCCTCAAATTCGTTGCCAAAAAGACGGACGCGGCCTCGCCTGCTCCGGTTGGGGCCGCACCGGTGACGACCCCACCGCCTGCAACCACTTCAGCTGCAACCACTTCGGCCGTGCCTGCTGTTGCGGCGGTCCCTCAAACCCCGGTCGCCGAGGGGACGCCGGGCGGGAAGACCGTCGAGGTTTTCGGTCAGGACGGCAGTTGGGTCATTGTCAGCCCGGATAAGGCTCCGTCCAAGGAAATCTACGTCAAAAAAGGCCAGAGCATCAGCTTTCCCTTTAACGAGAAAATCGAGATCAAACTCGGCAATCCGAGCAGCGTCGTCTTTCGCTACGACGGCAAGGAGACGCCGGTCAGCACCGAGAAGGGCGGCAGTAAGATCATCCGCTTCCCGTAA
- the mfd gene encoding transcription-repair coupling factor yields the protein MSRIPSPLSDLLAGTDSASVYKSGPATLAFLAAESLARGQSAVVVAPGLHELSRIAALLELLAPPAPGTLWGAPYAMLPSYAPGRPSGAFWARRMAFLAFAAMGRGPRVLLVSADNLLPKWPPLRALEGNILNVALGEELPRDLIAEQVVLWGYKRSPMVTNPGEFALRGDILDIFPPGYDSPLRLEFFGDTVEAIRRFDAGTQRSLAELTEAALLPAAPAVLSDTFMDEARTLWESIAGTGELHRTAKQHLETCLEARDGGIWPGMFYEKPVELSAWFPEDAAYIVCDPTKVKERLEEAEHAWRRFFEAETKERGHPWPNSRVLWPENMARKSLVAGRRILFEDLVMGRGRHGPDLPEKAVERFGDIFWKPGSDKRPWTTLVAALKEWNGQGQTVLSFHGERSRKKFLQMIEPEGLVFRTSYSPGETGLFALLSSLRHGMELSWRDTRILAEDILHPEASKAGAEQGSKKDFKGLASFDDIRSGDLVVHRDYGVATFEGLTRMTVDATGGDYLLLVFADEDKLYLPADRLGLMQRYKGPEGISPPLDRLGGARWKSVRERAKKAIERIAADLVEMYAYRQVAKGYAYGPTNELYLEFEATFGFEETPDQERAIAEVLADMERPEPMDRLVCGDVGFGKTEVALRAAFRAVLDGKQVAMLCPTTVLAEQHYQNFASRLEGFPVRVEMLSRFVSPKRRKVVLESVARGQVDILIGTHRILSSDVTIPNIGLLILDEEQRFGVKHKERLKAFKKNIDALTLTATPIPRTLQLSLSGVRGLSVIETPPVDRKTVDTALIERDEGLLREVIKRELERQGQVFWVHNRVQGLEDVTAYVKTLAPEAKVAMAHGQMSETALEEAMHGFWHGETDILVCTSIIESGLDFPRANTLIVDNAHMFGLGQLYQLRGRVGRSPRQAFAYFVVPSIEKVPELARKRLRVILDMDYLGAGFQVAMEDLRLRGAGNILGEAQSGHIARIGLDMFLEMLSEEVRRLKGEPLKERTEPELTLGLAARIPERYVPEASDRLRLYKALSTARTEEGLAELAAEMRDRFGPPPPEVDNFLAVLGVKQVLARLGVVKAEITPTKLTVSFEGDGVVVTTQRLVAFVGERDGLRLLPPGKIVMPLDQSLPLPDALAAWARELAGLGDEAAA from the coding sequence TTGTCCCGCATTCCCTCCCCATTGTCTGATCTCCTGGCTGGAACCGATTCCGCTTCCGTCTATAAAAGCGGTCCGGCCACGCTGGCCTTCCTGGCGGCCGAGTCCCTGGCCCGGGGCCAGTCCGCCGTGGTGGTCGCTCCCGGGTTGCACGAGCTGTCCCGCATAGCCGCCCTGCTCGAACTCCTGGCCCCGCCCGCGCCAGGCACCCTTTGGGGCGCGCCCTATGCCATGTTGCCGTCGTATGCCCCGGGGCGGCCAAGCGGGGCGTTTTGGGCCCGTCGCATGGCCTTTCTGGCCTTTGCCGCCATGGGCCGCGGGCCGCGGGTGCTCCTGGTCTCGGCCGACAACCTGCTCCCCAAATGGCCGCCGCTGCGCGCCCTGGAGGGCAACATCCTGAATGTGGCCCTGGGCGAGGAACTCCCCCGGGATCTCATTGCCGAGCAGGTCGTCTTGTGGGGCTACAAGCGTTCCCCCATGGTCACCAATCCCGGGGAATTCGCCCTTCGCGGCGACATCCTCGACATTTTTCCGCCGGGCTACGACAGCCCGCTGCGCCTGGAGTTTTTCGGCGACACGGTCGAGGCCATTCGCCGGTTTGACGCCGGGACCCAGCGGTCTCTGGCCGAACTGACCGAGGCCGCCTTGCTGCCGGCCGCCCCGGCAGTGCTCTCGGACACCTTCATGGACGAGGCGCGCACCTTGTGGGAGTCCATTGCCGGCACCGGCGAACTCCACCGGACGGCCAAGCAGCACCTGGAGACCTGCCTGGAAGCTCGTGACGGCGGCATCTGGCCGGGAATGTTTTACGAAAAACCCGTGGAACTGTCCGCCTGGTTTCCCGAAGACGCCGCCTACATCGTGTGCGATCCCACCAAGGTCAAAGAACGCCTGGAGGAAGCCGAACACGCCTGGCGGCGTTTTTTTGAGGCCGAAACCAAGGAACGCGGCCATCCCTGGCCGAACTCCCGGGTGCTGTGGCCGGAGAACATGGCCCGCAAGTCCCTGGTGGCCGGCCGGCGCATCCTGTTTGAGGATCTGGTTATGGGCCGGGGGCGCCATGGTCCGGATCTGCCGGAAAAGGCCGTCGAGCGCTTCGGCGACATTTTCTGGAAACCCGGCTCGGACAAACGCCCATGGACCACCCTGGTGGCGGCGCTCAAGGAGTGGAACGGCCAGGGCCAGACCGTCCTGTCGTTTCATGGCGAGCGGTCGCGCAAGAAATTTCTGCAGATGATCGAACCCGAGGGCTTGGTCTTTCGCACCAGCTACTCCCCGGGGGAGACCGGTCTTTTTGCCCTGCTTTCGTCGCTTCGCCACGGCATGGAACTGTCCTGGCGCGACACCCGCATCCTGGCCGAGGATATACTCCACCCCGAAGCATCCAAAGCCGGGGCAGAGCAGGGCAGCAAGAAGGATTTCAAGGGGCTGGCCTCTTTTGACGACATCAGGTCCGGCGATCTGGTGGTCCATCGCGACTACGGCGTGGCCACCTTCGAGGGATTGACCCGTATGACCGTGGACGCCACGGGCGGCGATTATCTGCTGCTGGTCTTTGCCGACGAGGACAAGCTCTACCTGCCGGCCGACCGGCTGGGGCTCATGCAACGCTACAAAGGCCCCGAAGGCATCTCGCCGCCGCTTGATCGTCTGGGCGGCGCGCGCTGGAAATCCGTGCGCGAACGGGCCAAGAAGGCCATTGAGCGCATTGCCGCCGATCTGGTCGAAATGTACGCCTACCGGCAGGTGGCCAAGGGCTATGCCTACGGTCCGACCAACGAACTCTATTTGGAGTTCGAGGCCACTTTCGGCTTTGAGGAGACGCCGGATCAGGAGCGGGCCATTGCCGAAGTCCTGGCCGATATGGAACGCCCCGAGCCTATGGACCGGCTGGTCTGCGGCGACGTGGGCTTTGGCAAGACCGAAGTGGCCCTTCGCGCCGCCTTCCGGGCCGTGCTCGACGGCAAACAGGTGGCCATGCTGTGTCCGACCACCGTGTTGGCCGAACAGCACTACCAGAATTTTGCTTCCCGCCTGGAAGGGTTTCCGGTGCGCGTGGAGATGCTCTCGCGTTTTGTTTCTCCCAAGCGGCGCAAGGTGGTCCTGGAATCCGTGGCCCGGGGGCAGGTCGATATCCTGATCGGCACCCACCGCATCCTGTCTTCCGACGTGACCATCCCCAACATCGGTCTGCTCATTCTCGATGAAGAACAGCGGTTTGGCGTCAAGCACAAGGAACGCCTCAAGGCCTTTAAAAAGAACATCGACGCTTTGACCCTGACCGCCACGCCCATCCCGCGCACCCTGCAGCTGTCGTTGTCCGGGGTGCGCGGGCTGTCGGTCATCGAGACCCCGCCGGTGGACCGCAAGACCGTGGACACGGCGCTCATCGAGCGCGACGAGGGGCTTTTGCGCGAGGTCATAAAACGCGAGCTGGAGCGCCAGGGGCAGGTGTTTTGGGTGCACAACCGGGTGCAGGGCCTGGAGGACGTAACAGCCTACGTCAAGACCCTGGCTCCCGAGGCCAAGGTGGCCATGGCCCACGGCCAGATGTCGGAAACCGCCCTGGAAGAGGCCATGCACGGCTTCTGGCATGGCGAGACCGATATTCTCGTGTGCACCTCGATCATCGAATCGGGTCTGGATTTTCCCCGGGCCAATACCCTTATCGTGGACAACGCCCACATGTTCGGCTTGGGCCAGCTCTACCAGCTGCGCGGCCGGGTGGGGCGATCACCCCGGCAGGCCTTTGCCTATTTCGTGGTGCCAAGCATCGAAAAAGTGCCGGAACTGGCCCGAAAGCGTCTGCGCGTGATTCTCGACATGGACTATCTCGGGGCCGGGTTCCAGGTGGCCATGGAAGATCTGCGCCTGCGCGGGGCCGGCAACATCCTGGGCGAGGCCCAGTCGGGCCATATCGCCCGCATCGGCCTGGACATGTTTCTGGAAATGCTGTCCGAAGAAGTGCGCCGGCTCAAGGGCGAGCCGCTCAAGGAGCGCACCGAACCGGAACTGACCCTGGGACTGGCTGCCCGCATTCCGGAACGCTATGTGCCTGAGGCCTCCGACCGGTTGCGGCTGTACAAGGCCTTGTCAACGGCCCGCACCGAAGAGGGGTTGGCCGAACTGGCGGCTGAAATGCGGGACCGGTTTGGACCGCCGCCGCCGGAAGTGGACAATTTCCTGGCGGTCCTGGGGGTCAAGCAGGTGCTCGCCCGCCTGGGAGTGGTCAAGGCGGAAATTACCCCGACAAAGCTGACCGTCTCCTTTGAGGGCGACGGCGTGGTCGTGACCACACAACGTCTGGTGGCCTTTGTGGGAGAACGAGACGGGCTGCGGCTGTTGCCGCCAGGAAAAATCGTCATGCCCCTGGACCAGAGTCTGCCCCTTCCCGACGCCCTGGCCGCCTGGGCCAGGGAACTGGCCGGTCTTGGCGATGAGGCGGCCGCGTGA
- a CDS encoding peptidylprolyl isomerase codes for MRLALVRALRAVLCLGLTAGLLGGCLWDQLDEAGVVAVVGGSPIRLAELEARYDLGRLGLPQVDNPAVEELRREYGASLAELIVARLVGQELDRRKLALSAPELAAAEEAVRADYPGDAFDAILLEEHIDLPHWREMLADRLRLEKFTRDVLRPNVRVGVSEAANYYKEHLDAFTRPASVRLLVVNGRDAESVKAALVAVRKADTPQNTAGVHEVVLPESGLPPAWREALKARKPGEATQPLADGHDFLGLVLVARLPAAVLDPAKAYVRVESMLTTEKLAKAFDAWLAEALAGATIRVNRRLFSEGQPADAVAGQDAANADQAERHAARSQRQASDALADSARKVLAEKQAPPPTEGQQPTPPAPEVVPAADMPRSPGIEETSSPVAPPVPEAPAVQTPPAPLSAEQPGVVAEQPPAAVPPLSDNVLPGEPERGGTPVGAPDPTLASGSPEASVPAAPATQAGAAPAGSSPPPVAGQSQSGPGEVEFNAVKASWILYIVDDGREERVYLKPGKPHRIAYARRLTVRLGSPSEVAYRAGSREETVEVGKKESRVLEFP; via the coding sequence GTGAGGCTGGCCCTTGTCCGGGCGTTGCGGGCCGTCCTCTGCCTGGGCCTGACCGCCGGGTTGCTTGGCGGCTGCCTGTGGGACCAGCTGGACGAGGCCGGGGTGGTGGCCGTAGTGGGCGGCTCGCCCATTCGCCTGGCTGAACTGGAGGCGCGATACGATCTCGGCCGACTGGGCCTGCCGCAGGTGGACAATCCAGCGGTGGAGGAACTGCGCCGCGAGTATGGGGCTTCACTGGCCGAATTGATCGTGGCCCGGCTGGTGGGCCAGGAACTGGACCGACGGAAGCTGGCTCTTTCCGCCCCGGAGCTTGCTGCCGCAGAAGAGGCTGTGCGGGCCGATTATCCGGGCGACGCCTTTGACGCCATACTCCTTGAGGAACATATTGACCTGCCGCATTGGCGGGAAATGCTGGCTGATCGGCTGCGCCTGGAGAAATTCACCCGGGATGTCCTGCGTCCTAACGTCCGGGTGGGCGTTTCCGAGGCAGCCAATTATTACAAAGAACACCTCGACGCCTTCACCCGACCGGCTTCGGTGCGGCTCCTGGTGGTGAACGGTCGGGATGCCGAAAGCGTCAAGGCGGCCTTGGTTGCAGTCCGCAAGGCCGATACACCCCAGAACACCGCCGGTGTCCATGAGGTCGTCCTGCCCGAATCCGGGCTGCCGCCAGCTTGGCGGGAGGCTTTGAAAGCGCGCAAGCCCGGCGAGGCAACACAGCCTCTGGCGGATGGGCATGACTTTCTGGGCTTGGTGCTGGTTGCGCGCCTGCCTGCCGCAGTCCTGGACCCAGCCAAGGCCTATGTCCGGGTTGAGTCCATGCTGACAACGGAAAAGCTGGCCAAGGCTTTTGATGCCTGGTTGGCCGAGGCCCTGGCCGGGGCGACCATCCGGGTCAACCGCCGCCTGTTCTCGGAAGGGCAGCCGGCCGATGCCGTGGCGGGCCAGGATGCGGCCAATGCCGACCAGGCGGAACGGCATGCCGCCAGATCCCAGAGGCAGGCCAGCGACGCGCTTGCGGACTCGGCCCGCAAGGTCCTGGCCGAAAAACAGGCCCCCCCCCCGACAGAGGGGCAGCAGCCGACACCGCCTGCGCCTGAAGTTGTCCCGGCTGCGGACATGCCCCGGTCGCCCGGAATCGAGGAGACCTCGTCCCCGGTTGCGCCGCCGGTTCCCGAAGCGCCGGCCGTCCAGACGCCGCCAGCCCCGTTGTCGGCGGAGCAGCCGGGTGTGGTGGCAGAGCAGCCGCCGGCCGCTGTCCCGCCACTTTCAGACAATGTTTTGCCGGGAGAACCAGAGCGTGGCGGGACGCCGGTCGGGGCTCCCGATCCGACCCTCGCTTCCGGTTCGCCTGAGGCATCGGTCCCGGCCGCCCCGGCGACCCAGGCAGGGGCCGCCCCAGCCGGATCCTCCCCCCCGCCGGTTGCTGGACAATCCCAATCCGGCCCGGGAGAAGTTGAATTCAACGCGGTCAAGGCGAGCTGGATATTGTATATCGTGGACGACGGGCGAGAAGAGCGGGTGTATCTCAAACCCGGCAAGCCCCACCGCATTGCCTACGCCCGTCGGCTGACCGTGCGGCTTGGCAGTCCGAGCGAAGTGGCCTATCGTGCCGGATCCCGGGAAGAGACCGTGGAAGTCGGGAAAAAAGAGAGCCGTGTGCTGGAATTTCCCTGA